A genomic stretch from Arachis stenosperma cultivar V10309 chromosome 3, arast.V10309.gnm1.PFL2, whole genome shotgun sequence includes:
- the LOC130967385 gene encoding UDP-N-acetylmuramoyl-L-alanyl-D-glutamate--2,6-diaminopimelate ligase MurE homolog, chloroplastic has product MALQFLSVPHFLSSKTTKNSITVINSPHFHFRSTLFLPSFNPTPFPKLLRSRPPGAIGPDGKFYPNSADDDPPEVLDDSSHGFSTFHQIQAQANRARQLQEEDFEKNQSTYLAAIADVEDAPDNTSLIDSDNSGDDLFGEIDKAIALKRKEFVKEGLLPPNPRKDPAIEGIEELQPEEVVDLEEISELQGLRVVSADDSDEPLLNEGEFHGQKFRGSVSESQSPFDLDFDMYGKSKARIVEPKFRMSLAELLDESKVVPVSVYGNLEVEITGIQHDSRIVTSGDLFVCCVGRKTDGHLFLTEADKRGAVAVVASKEIDIEETLGCKALVIVEDTNAVLAALAASFYRHPSKNMAVIGITGTYGKTTTTYLIKSMYEAMGLRTGMFNSVACYVHGDNQLESHNKTPDAVLVQNLMAKMLHNGTEAVVMETSSDVLAQGKCDEVDFDIAVFTNLSEEADRDAKVKLFSRMVDPERHRKIVNIDDPNAHFFISEGTPEVPVVTFAFDNKSADVHPLKFELSLFETQVLVNTPTGILEISSGLLGKHNIYNILAAVAVGIAVGAPLEDIVRGVEEVDAVPGRCELIDEEQAFGVIVDYAKTPDALSRLLDSVRELGPRRIITVIGCCGEGDRGKRPMMTKIATDKSEVTMLTSDNPKSEDPLDILDDMLAGVGWSMQDYLKHGENDYYPPLPNGHRLFLHDIRRVAVRAAVAMGEEGDVVVVAGKGHETYQLEGDKKDFFDDREECREALQYVDELHQAGIDTSEFPWRLPESH; this is encoded by the exons ATGGCATTGCAATTCCTTTCTGTTCCACACTTTCTATCTTCTAAAACAACAAAGAACTCCATCACTGTAATTAACTCCCCACACTTTCATTTTCGTTCCACACTCTTCCTTCCTTCTTTCAATCCCACTCCTTTCCCAAAGCTTCTTCGCTCTCGACCTCCCGGAGCTATTGGCCCCGACGGCAAGTTCTACCCTAACTCCGCCGACGACGACCCCCCTGAGGTCCTCGACGACTCCTCCCACGGCTTCTCCACCTTCCACCAAATCCAAGCGCAGGCCAACCGTGCCCGCCAGCTCCAGGAAGAGGACTTCGAGAAGAACCAGTCCACATACCTCGCCGCCATAGCTGACGTCGAGGATGCCCCCGATAACACCTCCCTTATTGATTCTGACAACTCCGGGGACGACCTGTTCGGCGAAATTGACAAGGCAATTGCTTTGAAGCGCAAGGAGTTCGTCAAGGAGGGGCTTCTTCCGCCCAATCCAAGGAAAGATCCCGCAATTGAGGGAATCGAAGAGCTTCAGCCCGAGGAGGTAGTTGATTTGGAGGAAATCAGTGAGCTTCAGGGTCTCCGGGTGGTTTCCGCGGATGATTCCGACGAACCGTTATTAAATGAAGGTGAATTCCATGGGCAAAAATTTCGAGGTTCGGTATCTGAATCTCAGTCTCCTTTTGATTTAGATTTCGATATGTATGGGAAGAGTAAGGCTAGGATTGTGGAACCTAAGTTTAGGATGAGTTTAGCTGAACTTTTGGATGAGAGCAAGGTGGTGCCTGTTTCTGTGTATGGTAACTTGGAGGTTGAGATAACTGGGATTCAGCACGATTCAAGGATAGTAACTTCCGGTGACTTGTTTGTGTGCTGTGTTGGGAGGAAAACTGATGGGCATTTGTTCTTGACTGAAGCTGATAAGCGAGGAGCTGTTGCTGTTGTGGCCAGTAAAGAGATTGACATTGAGGAAACCTTGGGTTGCAAGGCTTTGGTCATTGTGGAAGACACTAATGCAGTTCTTGCTGCGTTGGCCGCCTCGTTTTATAGGCATCCTTCCAAGAACATGGCCGTTATTGGCATAACTGGGACGTATGGGAAGACAACCACCACATATTTGATAAAGAGTATGTATGAGGCGATGGGGCTACGGACAGGGATGTTCAACTCGGTTGCTTGTTATGTGCACGGGGATAATCAGTTGGAGTCACATAATAAAACCCCAGATGCTGTTTTAGTTCAGAATTTGATGGCGAAGATGCTTCACAATGGAACTGAAGCTGTAGTCATGGAGACTTCTTCTGATGTATTGGCTCAAGGGAAGTGTGATGAGGTTGATTTTGATATTGCGGTCTTTACAAATTTGAGTGAGGAGGCAGATAGAGATGCGAAGGTTAAATTGTTCTCGAGAATGGTGGATCCTGAACGGCATAGGAAGATTGTTAACATTGATGATCCAAATGCACATTTCTTCATTTCTGAGGGAACTCCAGAAGTTCCCGTTGTAACGTTTGCATTTGATAATAAGAGTGCGGATGTTCATCCCTTGAAGTTTGAACTCTCCTTGTTTGAGACGCAGGTGTTGGTTAATACGCCCACTGGCATATTAGAAATTTCTTCAGGTTTGCTCGGAAAGCATAACATTTACAACATTCTTGCTGCAGTGGCAGTTGGAATTGCTGTTGGGGCACCCTTAGAGGATATTGTTAGAGGGGTTGAAGAGGTTGATGCAGTTCCTGGTAGGTGTGAGTTAATTGATGAAGAACAAGCATTTGGGGTGATAGTGGACTATGCAAAAACTCCCGATGCCCTTTCTAGATTGCTTGATAGTGTAAGAGAGCTTGGACCTCGCAGGATTATAACTG TTATTGGGTGCTGTGGTGAGGGCGACAGGGGGAAGAGACCTATGATGACCAAGATAGCAACAGATAAAAGTGAAGTGACCATGCTGACATCTGACAATCCCAAGAGTGAAGATCCAT TGGATATTTTGGATGATATGCTGGCTGGGGTAGGATGGTCAATGCAGGACTACCTGAAACATGGAGAGAATGATTATTATCCACCTCTTCCAAATGGTCATAGGCTTTTTCTCCACGACATTAGGAGGGTAGCTGTGCGAGCTGCAGTTGCAATGGGAGAGGAGGGTGATGTAGTT GTGGTTGCCGGCAAAGGTCATGAAACATATCAGTTAGAAGGTGATAAGAAAGACTTCTTTGATGATCGGGAAGAGTGCCGAGAGGCATTGCAGTACGTAGATGAGCTTCACCAAGCTGGAATAGATACAAGTGAATTTCCATGGAG GTTACCAGAGAGCCACTGA
- the LOC130967386 gene encoding aquaporin PIP1-3: MENREEDVKVGASKFRERQAIGTAAQTERDYKEAPAAPLFEAGELKSWSFYRAGIAEFVATFLFLYITVLTVMGVKREPSMCSSVGIQGIAWAFGGMIFALVYCTAGISGGHINPAVTFGLFLARKLSLTRAIFYIVMQCLGAICGAGVVKGFEGNARYEMLGGGANVVNHGYTKGDGLGAEIVGTFVLVYTVFSATDAKRNARDSHVPVLAPLPIGFAVFLVHLATIPITGTGINPARSLGAAIIFNRDNAWDDHWVFWVGPFIGAALAAIYHQIVIRAIPFKTRA, from the exons atggaAAACAGGGAGGAAGATGTGAAGGTAGGAGCAAGCAAGTTCAGAGAGAGGCAGGCAATAGGGACAGCAGCACAAACAGAGAGAGACTACAAGGAGGCACCAGCAGCACCATTGTTTGAGGCAGGTGAGCTCAAGTCATGGTCGTTCTACAGAGCAGGCATTGCTGAGTTTGTGGCCACTTTCTTGTTCCTCTACATCACGGTCTTGACTGTAATGGGTGTCAAGAGGGAGCCCTCCATGTGCTCCTCTGTTGGAATCCAGGGTATTGCTTGGGCCTTTGGTGGCATGATCTTCGCCCTTGTCTACTGCACTGCTGGAATCTCAGGTGGACACATAAACCCAGCAGTCACCTTTGGACTCTTTTTGGCAAGGAAGTTGTCCCTCACAAGGGCAATATTCTACATAGTCATGCAGTGTCTTGGAGCTATATGTGGTGCTGGTGTAGTGAAGGGATTTGAGGGTAATGCTCGCTATGAGATGTTAGGAGGAGGAGCCAATGTGGTCAACCATGGTTACACCAAGGGTGATGGCCTTGGAGCTGAGATTGTTGGCACCTTCGTCCTTGTCTACACCGTTTTCTCTGCTACTGATGCCAAGAGAAACGCTAGGGACTCTCATGTCCCT GTTTTGGCCCCTCTTCCCATTGGCTTTGCTGTGTTCTTGGTCCACTTGGCTACCATTCCCATCACAGGAACTGGCATTAACCCAGCAAGGAGTCTCGGAGCTGCCATCATCTTCAACAGGGACAACGCATGGGATGACCAT TGGGTTTTCTGGGTTGGACCTTTCATAGGAGCTGCTCTTGCTGCCATCTATCACCAGATAGTGATCCGAGCCATTCCGTTCAAGACAAGGGCTTAA